In Pseudonocardia sp. DSM 110487, the sequence AGATCCTCGTCATCTCCATCGTCATGTGGGCCGGGGTCGCTCGTGAGCTGCGGGCGCAGGTGCTGTCGCTGCGCGAACGCGACCACATCCAGGCGCTGCGCGCGATGGGAGCCGGCCCCTGGCACGTCGTGCCGCGTCACCTGCTGCCCGCCGTCGCGCCGCTCGTCGTCCCGCAGTTCGTGCTCGCCACCAAGACGGCGATCCTGCTCGAGGCGTCGCTCGCGTTCCTCGGTCTCGGCGACATCACCGCGAAGAGCTGGGGCACCATGCTCTCGCTGGCGCATGCCCGCAGCGCCTTCCTCACCGACGCCTGGATCTGGTGGGTGGTCCCGCCGGGCCTGGCCATCGCTCTCACGGTGCTGGCGTTCGCGCTGCTCGGACACGCCTTCGAGGAACGCGCCCGTCCGTCGCTGCGCAGTCGCGCCCGCAAGGCGGTGCGCCGGCCGGCCGACCTGCGGCTCGTCGCGCACGCCGGCGGGCCACCGCTCGCGATCGACGCCCTGCACGTCACCTACCCCGGCGCCACGCCGGTGCACGCTGTCGACGGGGTCGACCTCGTGGTGGGAGCGGGTGAGCTGGTCGGGCTCGTCGGCGAGTCGGGGAGTGGGAAGTCGACCGTGGCGGCAGCGGCCGTCGGGATGCTCCCGCCCGACGTGATGACCGAAGGCGCCGTCCGGATCGAGGGCCGTGACCTCGCGACGATGCCGGCCGAGCAGCTGCGCCGCCTGCGCGGGGATCGGGTCGCGCTCGTCCCCCAGGAGGCGATGAGCGCGCTGAACCCCGTGCACACGATCGAGGACCAGCTCGTCGAGGCGGTGCGCGTGCACCGGCAGGTCGGTCGGGCCGCCGCCCGGAAGCGCGCCGCCGAGCTGCTGGAGCTCGTCGGGATCGACCCACGGCGGGGCCGCGACCATCCCCATCAGTTCTCCGGCGGCATGCGGCAGCGGGTCGTGATCGCGATGGCGCTGGCGAACGACCCCGCCGTGGTGATCGCCGACGAACCCACCACCGGCCTCGACGTCCTGGTCCAGGCCGAGGTGCTGGACCTGCTCGACGGGCTGCGCCGCCGGCTCGGGCTCGCCCTGCTCGTCGTCACGCACGACCTGCCGATGATCGAGCGGATCGCCGACCGGATCGCGGTGATGCAGACAGGTCGGCTGGTCGAGGTCGGCCCGGCGGCTGGGATTGTCGGCGCGCCGGAACACCCCTACACGCGCCTGCTGGTCGAGTCCGCGGCCCGGTTTCAGCCGGAGGTGGCCCAGTGACTGTGCCGGCGCTGGACGTCACC encodes:
- a CDS encoding dipeptide/oligopeptide/nickel ABC transporter permease/ATP-binding protein, which codes for MSRISRGLAAAGLGVLAVLVLVAVAAPLLAPYGPAERAGRPFGAPSAAHLLGTNDVGHDLLSELLYGARVSLIVGVTAAVAATVIGAAVGVSAGYARGRLDPLLMRLVDVVLALPALPLTIVIGVFAGPGLGTQILVISIVMWAGVARELRAQVLSLRERDHIQALRAMGAGPWHVVPRHLLPAVAPLVVPQFVLATKTAILLEASLAFLGLGDITAKSWGTMLSLAHARSAFLTDAWIWWVVPPGLAIALTVLAFALLGHAFEERARPSLRSRARKAVRRPADLRLVAHAGGPPLAIDALHVTYPGATPVHAVDGVDLVVGAGELVGLVGESGSGKSTVAAAAVGMLPPDVMTEGAVRIEGRDLATMPAEQLRRLRGDRVALVPQEAMSALNPVHTIEDQLVEAVRVHRQVGRAAARKRAAELLELVGIDPRRGRDHPHQFSGGMRQRVVIAMALANDPAVVIADEPTTGLDVLVQAEVLDLLDGLRRRLGLALLVVTHDLPMIERIADRIAVMQTGRLVEVGPAAGIVGAPEHPYTRLLVESAARFQPEVAQ